From Sulfurovum zhangzhouensis, the proteins below share one genomic window:
- a CDS encoding M24 family metallopeptidase — protein MNYMLNNENAIYYECGYSCDNVLYLSLGSEAYFITDSRYTIEAQEQVQNAQVVIDRDLYGMAVEILKKSKIKKMIFDPKEWSVAAFQHFTENTRINFHPEPDFSHKRRIIKSDEELKIIAKAVKLGAKAFSQLAKEFQQNGIGENEFTLTYKAKSILGGYGKYDLSFDPIVALNANAAKPHALPTNHRMKTGDLLLVDAGLKYKRYCSDRTRTVQVGEEFTFGTKSKFSKKKIQKAYDVVLKAHDNAIAKARSGMKAKEVDALTRDLITKAGFGEYYVHSTGHGVGLDIHEMPYISSRSDTIIEDGMVYTIEPGIYIPGEFGIRIEDMVAMVDGKAVVL, from the coding sequence ATGAATTATATGTTAAACAATGAAAATGCTATCTACTATGAATGCGGATACAGTTGTGATAATGTACTCTACCTCTCACTTGGAAGTGAAGCATACTTCATCACTGACAGTCGTTATACGATAGAAGCGCAAGAGCAGGTTCAAAATGCCCAGGTTGTGATTGATCGTGATCTGTATGGCATGGCAGTGGAAATACTTAAAAAGAGTAAGATCAAGAAGATGATCTTCGATCCAAAAGAGTGGTCAGTTGCCGCCTTTCAACACTTTACAGAGAATACCAGGATCAATTTTCATCCAGAACCTGATTTTTCACATAAAAGACGTATCATTAAGAGTGATGAAGAACTAAAAATTATTGCAAAAGCAGTAAAGCTTGGTGCCAAAGCATTTTCTCAACTTGCAAAAGAGTTTCAACAAAACGGTATTGGTGAAAATGAGTTTACGCTTACATATAAAGCCAAGTCTATCCTTGGAGGATACGGCAAATATGATCTGAGCTTTGATCCTATCGTTGCTTTGAATGCAAATGCTGCAAAGCCGCATGCATTACCTACCAATCATCGTATGAAAACAGGTGACCTTCTGTTAGTGGATGCAGGACTTAAGTATAAACGTTACTGTTCTGACCGTACACGTACAGTCCAAGTGGGTGAAGAGTTTACTTTTGGCACTAAATCAAAGTTCTCAAAAAAGAAGATACAAAAAGCCTATGATGTTGTTCTTAAGGCCCACGATAATGCGATAGCTAAAGCAAGATCAGGTATGAAAGCCAAGGAAGTGGATGCATTGACCCGTGACTTGATCACCAAAGCAGGGTTTGGTGAGTATTATGTTCACTCTACCGGACACGGTGTAGGACTTGATATTCATGAAATGCCATATATCTCTTCGCGGTCTGATACGATCATTGAAGACGGAATGGTATATACGATTGAACCCGG
- the aroQ gene encoding type II 3-dehydroquinate dehydratase, with translation MKIVVIQGPNLNMLGIREQNIYGPMKLEDIHAQMKAFAEQNNHEIEFFQSNLEGEIVDRIQECLGDADGIIINPAAYTHTSIAIRDAIAAVKIPTLEVHLSNIYQREEFRHKSLTAPVCAGQITGMGPYGYHLAMVGMNQMLTEIKMMKEHQAKMQAAQAQAQA, from the coding sequence ATGAAAATAGTAGTCATTCAAGGTCCAAATCTAAATATGTTGGGAATTAGAGAACAAAATATCTACGGCCCAATGAAACTCGAAGATATTCATGCACAAATGAAAGCTTTTGCAGAGCAGAATAATCATGAGATCGAGTTTTTTCAGAGTAACCTTGAAGGTGAGATCGTAGATCGTATCCAAGAATGTCTAGGGGATGCAGACGGTATCATCATCAACCCTGCAGCATATACACATACTTCTATCGCTATTCGTGATGCGATTGCAGCGGTAAAGATCCCTACACTTGAGGTACACCTTTCCAATATTTACCAAAGAGAAGAGTTCAGACATAAGTCACTCACTGCACCTGTATGTGCAGGACAGATTACTGGTATGGGGCCATACGGGTACCATCTTGCAATGGTAGGTATGAATCAAATGCTTACTGAGATCAAAATGATGAAAGAACATCAAGCTAAGATGCAAGCGGCTCAAGCACAGGCACAGGCTTAA
- the mqnF gene encoding aminofutalosine deaminase family hydrolase, which translates to MNLITADYVYTPKGFVENCTIAYSDKIEAVDTLQVLSEKYPDADIHYAGKNSVLYPGFINTHVHLEFSANTTTLKYGTFMSWLDSVIEHRNDLLQECDNELMLSKIEEMLHSGVTTFGAISSFGAELEACMQASQRVVFFNELIGSSAAYADALYNDFLERVKASQHCTENDRITPAVAIHSPYSVHPVILQRAVQVAKQNNLPLSAHFLESQAERNWLEDGNGEFKPFFEKYFNTSTPITTIREFMHAFDTYPTHFTHCVQANEEELAYLSSKGHSIAHCPRSNRLLGCGRLAIEKVRELGIPFSVATDGLSSNWSLNIFDELRAALMMHHAGPLEQLSTLLIRSVTSDAANILGLNVGSIEAGKESDFTVITLPNTPSSIDDIAVQTIIHTQKASEVYIAGKKIV; encoded by the coding sequence ATGAACCTAATCACAGCAGACTATGTCTATACGCCAAAAGGATTTGTAGAAAACTGTACCATTGCCTATAGTGACAAGATAGAGGCAGTCGATACACTGCAAGTTTTGTCTGAAAAGTACCCCGATGCGGATATCCACTATGCAGGTAAAAACTCTGTACTCTATCCGGGTTTTATCAACACCCATGTACATTTGGAGTTTTCAGCGAATACCACGACACTCAAATACGGTACATTCATGTCATGGCTGGACTCTGTGATCGAACACCGTAACGACCTACTGCAAGAGTGTGATAATGAACTGATGCTCAGTAAAATTGAAGAGATGTTACATTCCGGTGTTACGACATTCGGTGCTATTTCAAGTTTTGGAGCAGAGCTTGAGGCGTGTATGCAGGCATCCCAAAGAGTCGTTTTTTTCAATGAGCTCATCGGCTCCAGTGCCGCTTATGCCGATGCACTCTACAATGACTTTTTAGAACGTGTCAAAGCTTCACAACACTGTACGGAAAATGACCGGATCACTCCTGCTGTTGCGATCCACTCTCCCTACTCTGTTCACCCTGTGATCCTTCAAAGAGCGGTACAGGTAGCCAAACAAAATAACTTGCCTCTCTCAGCACACTTTTTAGAGTCTCAAGCAGAACGAAATTGGCTGGAAGATGGCAATGGTGAGTTCAAACCTTTCTTTGAAAAATACTTCAATACTTCCACACCTATAACAACTATCCGTGAGTTCATGCATGCATTTGACACCTATCCTACTCACTTTACCCATTGCGTACAGGCAAATGAAGAGGAGCTTGCCTACCTCTCTTCAAAAGGTCACTCTATTGCGCACTGTCCGCGTTCTAACAGACTGCTTGGGTGCGGAAGACTTGCGATCGAAAAAGTAAGAGAACTCGGCATACCGTTTAGCGTTGCAACCGATGGGCTAAGCTCCAACTGGTCACTCAATATCTTTGATGAACTTCGTGCCGCACTGATGATGCATCATGCCGGACCATTGGAACAACTCTCAACACTGCTCATCAGGTCCGTTACTTCAGATGCGGCAAACATACTAGGGTTGAATGTAGGAAGTATAGAGGCAGGCAAAGAGTCTGACTTTACAGTCATCACTCTTCCAAATACCCCTTCATCCATCGATGATATCGCAGTACAGACCATTATCCATACACAAAAGGCTTCAGAGGTCTATATCGCAGGAAAGAAGATTGTTTAA
- a CDS encoding CAP domain-containing protein has protein sequence MRSNAFILILSLFSVLLNAKEEIRALDYLNTVRQNSGLIPLKENKLLNRAALSHANYLVLQQKLGHIEQYNHKGYTGKTPAERVVYFGYPSKDVMENIAVNTKNGITAIDDLLAAIYHRFVFLSIDKDEIGIGRASTGKFKPIKDAYVFNLGSSKLNALCQKVYVPLNQVIYLQNVCKDGKALIPQALYEENQNEIKSQNTKVVLHPYPGQKEVMTVFYNEEPDPLPDYDVSGYPISVQFNDRYVSSVQLTSFRLFDDKHREIVQNRVFTYENDPQKYLKKTQFALMPLKRLEYATTYRVEFEAEVDGERYQKSWKFTTKRFNDTLYRITNKTTQIDAEPGSTLILYFVPNSHHDVLKGFSATHGLKVSFIDNNTLKVNITDAVVGAASIKAGGRTILFK, from the coding sequence ATGCGATCTAATGCATTTATACTGATCTTATCTCTTTTTTCTGTTTTATTAAACGCCAAAGAAGAGATCAGAGCATTAGATTATCTCAATACAGTGCGTCAAAATAGCGGACTGATACCTCTTAAAGAAAACAAGCTGCTGAATCGAGCAGCTTTATCTCATGCCAACTACCTTGTTTTGCAGCAAAAACTAGGCCATATAGAACAATATAATCACAAAGGCTATACGGGTAAAACGCCTGCGGAACGTGTCGTTTATTTTGGCTATCCCTCCAAAGATGTCATGGAAAATATCGCTGTCAATACAAAAAACGGTATCACAGCAATAGATGACCTTCTTGCTGCGATCTACCACCGGTTTGTCTTTTTGAGTATAGATAAAGATGAGATAGGGATAGGGAGAGCCTCTACAGGCAAATTCAAACCTATTAAGGATGCATATGTATTCAATTTGGGTTCTTCAAAACTGAATGCATTATGTCAAAAAGTATATGTACCATTGAACCAGGTTATCTATCTACAGAATGTCTGTAAAGACGGTAAAGCATTGATCCCTCAAGCACTTTATGAGGAAAATCAAAATGAGATCAAATCACAAAATACAAAAGTAGTACTTCATCCTTATCCGGGTCAAAAAGAGGTAATGACCGTATTTTACAATGAAGAGCCAGACCCATTACCTGACTATGATGTAAGCGGTTATCCAATATCCGTACAGTTTAATGATCGGTACGTCAGTTCTGTTCAACTCACCTCTTTTAGGCTTTTTGACGATAAGCATAGAGAGATAGTACAGAACAGAGTGTTTACTTATGAGAATGATCCTCAAAAGTACTTAAAGAAAACACAGTTTGCATTGATGCCATTGAAACGTTTGGAGTATGCAACGACCTACAGGGTAGAATTTGAAGCAGAGGTGGATGGCGAACGCTATCAGAAGTCCTGGAAGTTTACTACCAAACGTTTCAATGATACACTGTACCGCATTACGAACAAAACTACACAAATAGATGCAGAGCCGGGTAGTACGCTCATTCTTTATTTCGTTCCCAACTCTCACCATGATGTGTTAAAGGGATTTAGTGCAACGCACGGACTAAAGGTCTCTTTCATCGATAACAATACTTTGAAGGTGAACATTACTGATGCTGTTGTTGGTGCAGCAAGTATAAAGGCAGGGGGAAGAACTATTTTATTTAAATAG
- a CDS encoding aminotransferase class I/II-fold pyridoxal phosphate-dependent enzyme: MDNTVDFEYYNTLMVHSVGNRVGPIAPVMAPSAAFGYENAEEAEGIFAGTVAKPLYARVGNPTNGKLESIVAKMEGGIGAIATASGMGAMSMVSMAILNSGDELLCIGGFFGGTYSMVNETLVRFGISNSFCEVDDFDHIESKLKSGIKMVLMESVGNPSLRLPDVQRIIDLCNEYDTILVIDNTATPILLRPIEMGADIVVHSSTKNISGHSAALGGIAVFRSVDPEHDKLLHPKYADLHKFIKKMGDKAFMPIFKKRAIRDMGMTANAFGSFMTMIGLETLPLRIERINQNVEKVASILADSLPEDVSVNHPSLPSSPDYARYKSDFAQGCGPLLTLDCGTKERAFKLLDALNVVIQTANIGDNRSLALHMTSTIFSDFDEEARKFLGVHDGLIRVSIGLEDPKVIAEDFIQAANAI; encoded by the coding sequence ATGGATAATACAGTAGATTTTGAATATTACAATACCCTCATGGTACACAGTGTAGGCAATAGAGTGGGTCCTATCGCACCGGTAATGGCACCATCAGCAGCCTTTGGGTATGAGAATGCAGAAGAAGCGGAAGGTATCTTTGCCGGAACTGTTGCAAAACCGCTTTATGCACGTGTGGGAAATCCTACGAATGGAAAGTTAGAGTCAATTGTAGCAAAAATGGAAGGCGGGATCGGTGCTATTGCTACTGCTTCAGGAATGGGAGCTATGTCAATGGTGAGCATGGCGATCCTGAACAGTGGAGATGAACTGCTTTGTATTGGTGGATTTTTCGGGGGAACTTACTCAATGGTCAATGAGACCTTGGTACGTTTTGGTATCTCTAACAGTTTTTGTGAAGTTGATGATTTTGACCATATAGAGTCTAAACTCAAGAGCGGCATCAAGATGGTATTGATGGAGAGTGTAGGTAACCCGAGTCTTAGACTTCCTGATGTGCAAAGGATTATTGATCTTTGTAATGAGTATGACACGATACTTGTGATCGACAATACTGCAACACCGATTTTATTAAGACCGATTGAAATGGGTGCAGATATCGTAGTGCACTCTTCAACGAAAAATATTTCAGGTCACTCTGCAGCACTTGGCGGGATCGCTGTCTTTAGATCCGTTGATCCGGAACATGATAAATTACTTCATCCAAAGTATGCAGATCTACATAAGTTTATCAAGAAAATGGGTGATAAAGCATTTATGCCTATCTTCAAAAAACGTGCGATCAGAGATATGGGTATGACAGCCAATGCTTTTGGATCATTTATGACAATGATAGGGCTTGAGACACTGCCGCTTAGAATCGAGCGTATCAACCAAAATGTTGAGAAAGTTGCATCGATCCTGGCAGATAGCCTTCCTGAAGACGTAAGTGTAAATCATCCTTCATTGCCTAGCAGTCCTGACTATGCGAGATACAAATCTGACTTTGCACAGGGATGTGGACCGCTTTTGACACTTGATTGTGGGACAAAAGAGAGAGCTTTTAAGTTGCTTGATGCACTTAATGTAGTCATCCAAACAGCAAATATCGGTGACAATAGAAGCCTTGCTTTGCACATGACGAGTACAATTTTTAGTGATTTTGATGAAGAGGCACGTAAGTTCCTTGGTGTACATGATGGACTGATAAGGGTTTCCATTGGTTTAGAAGATCCGAAAGTAATCGCTGAAGATTTTATCCAAGCGGCAAATGCGATCTAA
- a CDS encoding RrF2 family transcriptional regulator, translating into MIGISTKTVYAVAALHELGSIETGKVLKIKEIAAKASIPQNFLEQILLELRKGGILNSIKGAHGGYMLAKALKDITLKDIMETLESDAFSDVCKTDNPTLKLFWSDIIERVGEVFDIPLSELRNYQLKANQALNFSI; encoded by the coding sequence ATGATAGGGATTTCCACAAAAACAGTGTATGCAGTTGCTGCATTGCATGAGTTAGGATCGATAGAAACAGGAAAGGTACTTAAGATTAAAGAGATTGCAGCAAAAGCTTCAATCCCTCAAAACTTTTTGGAACAGATCCTGCTTGAACTGCGCAAAGGCGGTATCTTGAATAGTATTAAAGGTGCTCATGGCGGTTATATGCTGGCTAAAGCGCTAAAAGATATTACACTGAAAGATATCATGGAGACATTGGAGTCTGATGCATTTTCGGATGTATGTAAAACTGACAATCCTACATTAAAACTCTTTTGGTCAGATATCATTGAGCGTGTAGGTGAGGTCTTTGATATACCGCTTTCTGAGTTGAGAAACTATCAGCTGAAAGCAAATCAAGCACTTAACTTCTCAATTTAA
- a CDS encoding DUF4395 domain-containing protein produces MSPSCPISTRRVDANMVRIISFQVALITLALIITGKSFLAFLLLFDFAVRISRRPELSLFNLIAKYTVNRCNITPKLCDESPKRFALGLGFFTSLLLVVLYLAGLYTIASVVGIVLLFAALLETIFDFCIGCKLYYAIQLIKSIFNK; encoded by the coding sequence ATGTCGCCAAGTTGTCCTATCTCTACTAGAAGAGTAGATGCGAACATGGTACGTATCATCTCTTTTCAAGTTGCCTTAATTACATTGGCTCTCATTATTACAGGTAAATCTTTTCTAGCTTTTTTACTTTTGTTTGACTTTGCAGTGAGGATATCAAGAAGACCGGAACTGAGTCTTTTCAATCTGATAGCTAAGTATACAGTCAACAGATGTAATATCACACCGAAATTATGTGATGAATCTCCTAAGCGTTTTGCACTCGGTCTAGGTTTTTTTACTTCACTTTTACTTGTGGTCCTTTATCTTGCAGGTCTTTATACAATTGCTTCAGTTGTAGGAATAGTGCTCCTTTTTGCTGCTTTACTTGAGACGATATTTGATTTTTGTATTGGATGTAAGCTATACTACGCCATTCAATTAATAAAAAGCATTTTTAACAAATAA
- a CDS encoding c-type cytochrome, which translates to MKKLAIAMLLAGATSLMADGAAIFAKCVGCHGANAEKSALNKSAIIKGQDTAKTVEQLNAYKAGTLNQYGMGGLMKGQVAALSDEDIQAVSEYIAGLK; encoded by the coding sequence ATGAAAAAACTTGCAATCGCAATGTTACTAGCTGGTGCTACATCACTTATGGCTGATGGTGCTGCAATCTTCGCTAAGTGTGTAGGATGTCATGGTGCAAATGCTGAGAAATCTGCACTTAACAAATCTGCAATCATCAAAGGTCAAGATACTGCTAAAACAGTTGAGCAACTAAATGCTTACAAAGCTGGTACACTTAACCAATACGGTATGGGTGGTCTTATGAAAGGTCAAGTTGCTGCATTGAGCGACGAAGATATCCAAGCTGTTTCTGAATATATCGCTGGATTGAAATAA
- a CDS encoding cytochrome C: protein MKTVMKLATAALLGVAVLSTTASADVKKGQKLYMKKMKAACGFSGAKFAQKHTQDEWEEIMGAGKFADEAAKICPGLKLKDNYVQDIYDFSYEYASDSGNVPSC from the coding sequence ATGAAAACTGTAATGAAACTTGCAACTGCAGCACTTCTTGGTGTAGCAGTACTATCAACAACTGCTTCTGCTGACGTAAAAAAAGGTCAAAAACTTTATATGAAAAAAATGAAAGCAGCATGTGGATTCTCTGGTGCTAAATTTGCTCAAAAACACACTCAAGATGAGTGGGAAGAAATCATGGGTGCAGGTAAATTCGCTGATGAAGCTGCGAAAATTTGTCCAGGTCTAAAACTAAAAGATAACTATGTACAAGATATCTATGACTTCTCATATGAGTATGCGTCTGATTCAGGAAATGTTCCATCTTGCTAA
- a CDS encoding sensor histidine kinase: protein MSVLKSKATSSLLRSEKKSLRRFLTLYILLVMMVISTLGILYYQTHKELVLSEKRADLAKYAYIQTRRLKVLHHFFDERTDYPRDPRFRSAIYDIEYKQIFSLLKNQSVDFQQEIYFKDGVIQFVKSMDIFYLGAKYLIIEIDDGGEWHDHLIKKILGYGSLALFLFIFFGYYLAKLFVKPMRDSIMLLDRFIKDTTHELNTPLSAILANIEMMDTSVMVEKNKQKLNRINIAAKTVSVLYKDLTYLTLEQEKEYENERIEIEELLYDRLEYFRVLAQSKGLSYEMDIHHAEIIMDRRKLTRVIDNLLSNAIKYNKRKGIVGIRLREGSLEIWDTGVGISEEEKILMFDRYRRFNETEGGFGIGLSIVKKILDEYSIKIEVFSKKDEGTRMVLKW, encoded by the coding sequence TTGTCAGTATTAAAAAGCAAGGCTACAAGTTCATTACTGAGAAGTGAGAAGAAATCTTTACGAAGGTTTTTGACCCTTTATATACTATTGGTAATGATGGTTATTTCCACACTTGGGATACTATATTACCAAACACATAAAGAGTTGGTACTTTCAGAAAAGCGCGCTGATCTTGCAAAGTATGCCTATATTCAAACAAGACGTCTTAAAGTACTGCATCACTTCTTTGATGAGCGCACTGACTATCCTAGAGATCCACGCTTTCGATCAGCGATCTATGACATCGAGTATAAACAGATATTTTCATTGTTAAAAAATCAATCTGTAGACTTCCAGCAAGAGATTTATTTTAAAGATGGGGTAATCCAGTTTGTAAAAAGTATGGATATTTTCTATTTGGGTGCAAAATATTTGATCATTGAGATAGATGATGGTGGTGAATGGCATGATCATTTGATTAAAAAGATATTAGGTTATGGATCTTTAGCACTATTCCTCTTTATATTCTTTGGATACTATCTTGCTAAACTCTTTGTCAAACCTATGCGGGATTCGATTATGTTGTTGGATCGCTTTATTAAAGATACGACCCATGAACTCAATACTCCCCTTTCAGCGATTCTGGCAAACATTGAGATGATGGATACCAGTGTTATGGTGGAGAAAAACAAACAAAAGCTCAATCGCATCAACATTGCAGCCAAAACAGTATCGGTACTTTATAAAGATCTCACCTACTTAACGTTGGAGCAGGAAAAAGAGTATGAAAATGAAAGGATTGAGATTGAGGAACTGCTTTATGACAGATTAGAATACTTTAGAGTACTGGCACAATCAAAAGGGCTTTCTTATGAGATGGATATTCATCATGCAGAGATTATCATGGATCGTAGAAAACTCACACGGGTCATAGATAATCTTCTCTCTAATGCTATCAAATATAATAAACGAAAAGGAATAGTAGGTATTCGGCTACGTGAAGGAAGCTTAGAGATTTGGGATACCGGTGTTGGTATCTCAGAAGAGGAAAAGATACTTATGTTTGATAGATATAGAAGGTTTAATGAGACTGAAGGAGGGTTTGGTATCGGATTGAGTATTGTTAAAAAGATACTGGATGAATATAGTATTAAGATCGAAGTCTTCTCTAAAAAAGATGAGGGTACAAGGATGGTGTTGAAATGGTAA
- a CDS encoding response regulator transcription factor yields MSKILLLEDDTNLNDTVTEFLEDEGYEVVSVYDGEEAQEKLYENRYDLLLLDINVPGIDGFELLKESREHGIVAPAIYITSMDSVEDLEEGFKSGCDDYIRKPFALKELKIRIDTLLKRSFYHQEKERIIISKDIAYDINNNELIIEDKPVSLGNKEAILLKLFVKNEGKVMAHELIFDHLWGYDEEPSDSALRTYIKNLRKLIGKDRIVSIKKQGYKFITEK; encoded by the coding sequence ATGAGCAAGATATTGCTACTGGAAGATGATACAAATCTCAATGACACGGTGACTGAGTTTCTTGAGGACGAGGGCTATGAGGTAGTCTCTGTATATGACGGTGAAGAAGCACAGGAGAAGCTCTACGAAAACAGGTATGACCTTCTGCTGCTTGATATCAATGTACCTGGTATAGATGGTTTTGAATTGCTTAAAGAGAGTAGGGAACATGGGATAGTCGCACCTGCGATCTACATCACTTCGATGGATAGTGTAGAGGATCTGGAAGAGGGATTCAAAAGCGGTTGTGATGATTATATACGTAAGCCTTTTGCACTAAAAGAGTTGAAAATACGTATTGATACACTACTAAAACGCAGTTTTTATCATCAGGAAAAAGAGCGTATCATCATTTCCAAAGATATCGCGTATGATATCAATAACAATGAGCTTATTATTGAAGATAAGCCTGTGTCATTAGGCAATAAAGAAGCAATACTGCTGAAGTTATTTGTAAAAAATGAAGGTAAGGTAATGGCTCATGAACTTATCTTTGATCACTTATGGGGATACGATGAGGAACCTAGTGACTCTGCATTGCGTACCTACATCAAAAATTTACGTAAACTAATAGGGAAAGATAGAATTGTCAGTATTAAAAAGCAAGGCTACAAGTTCATTACTGAGAAGTGA
- the trxC gene encoding thioredoxin TrxC, giving the protein MNVNVVCPHCLKVNRIPKKDNYSKANCGACKNSLLDSKPVEVDAAKFSTFVVNSDIPVVVDFWAPWCGPCRQMAPAFEEAALSMPLKVQFLKVNTENNQQLAAQYGIQSIPTLIVFKGGKEVDRLSGALSAGRLQNWVGQYL; this is encoded by the coding sequence ATGAATGTAAATGTCGTTTGTCCGCATTGTCTCAAAGTGAATCGAATTCCCAAAAAAGATAACTATAGCAAAGCGAACTGTGGAGCATGTAAAAACTCTCTTTTAGATAGTAAACCTGTAGAAGTAGATGCCGCTAAGTTCAGTACTTTCGTTGTTAATTCGGATATCCCTGTTGTGGTAGACTTCTGGGCACCTTGGTGCGGTCCATGCCGTCAAATGGCGCCGGCCTTTGAAGAAGCAGCGCTCTCAATGCCGCTTAAAGTACAGTTTTTGAAAGTCAATACAGAGAATAACCAACAGCTTGCAGCACAGTACGGTATTCAGAGTATCCCGACACTTATTGTCTTTAAAGGAGGCAAAGAAGTCGATCGTCTCAGCGGTGCACTGAGTGCAGGAAGATTGCAAAACTGGGTAGGTCAGTATTTATAA
- the msrA gene encoding peptide-methionine (S)-S-oxide reductase MsrA codes for MRELVVGGGCFWCTEAVFELLRGVHDVESGYANGHVPNPTYRDVCTGDTGYAEVIKITYDDSVITVDTLLDVFFATHNPTTLNQQGADHGTQYRSTVLYTDEETKEAAEAALEAAQEDWNAPIVTKIEPLENYYKAEAYHQDYYQQNPMQGYCMAVIPPKIAKLKAKFGKDVK; via the coding sequence ATCAGAGAACTAGTTGTAGGCGGCGGATGTTTTTGGTGTACAGAGGCTGTATTTGAGCTTTTAAGAGGAGTGCATGATGTAGAGAGTGGCTACGCTAACGGTCATGTACCTAACCCTACCTACAGAGATGTATGTACTGGAGATACAGGCTATGCAGAGGTGATAAAGATCACTTATGATGACAGCGTGATCACCGTAGATACACTTTTAGATGTCTTCTTTGCTACTCATAATCCTACTACATTGAATCAGCAAGGAGCCGATCACGGTACCCAGTACCGTTCTACGGTCCTTTACACCGATGAAGAGACCAAGGAGGCAGCTGAGGCAGCGTTAGAAGCAGCGCAGGAAGACTGGAATGCCCCGATCGTCACCAAGATCGAACCGTTAGAGAATTACTACAAAGCAGAAGCCTATCATCAAGACTACTACCAGCAAAACCCGATGCAGGGCTACTGTATGGCAGTGATACCCCCAAAGATCGCGAAACTCAAAGCGAAGTTTGGGAAAGACGTGAAGTAA
- a CDS encoding catalase family peroxidase, producing MSIKKNNLPTWLLSGMLTLAAPLCMAAEKEVTADQVVSALESTFGVHSGERRNHIKGTCATGEFVGSPEANTYTRSILFSGKPVSVIARFSLPGGNPEIPDTAKVPRGMALEFRLPDGSLQHMTMLNTPVFGAASPQTFLDNIIAKKPDPATGKPDPEKIKAFKASHPDSLPQSEFLAKNNPPVSWTNSSYFGIHTFKFVNRDNKTTLVRWRFVPKDGEKQMTDDELKSSPPKFLEQKLIERTISGPVQWDMILTIGIPGDPEDNPTLSWPSDRKEIKVGTLTITSAMPQKGAECEKINFDPLVMTDGIEPTSDPVLLFRSSAYAISFGKRLSGN from the coding sequence ATGTCCATAAAAAAAAACAATCTACCAACATGGCTGCTAAGCGGAATGCTGACACTTGCTGCACCACTTTGCATGGCAGCGGAAAAAGAGGTTACTGCCGATCAGGTTGTCTCCGCACTGGAGAGTACTTTTGGAGTACATTCGGGAGAACGCCGTAATCACATCAAAGGGACATGTGCAACCGGCGAGTTTGTAGGATCACCGGAAGCGAATACCTATACGCGCTCTATACTGTTTTCAGGCAAGCCCGTGTCGGTTATCGCACGCTTCTCCTTGCCCGGCGGCAATCCAGAAATTCCGGATACTGCAAAAGTTCCGCGCGGTATGGCCCTGGAGTTCAGGCTGCCTGATGGCAGCCTACAGCATATGACGATGCTCAACACGCCGGTTTTTGGCGCGGCATCCCCACAGACCTTTTTGGATAATATCATCGCTAAGAAACCCGACCCTGCAACCGGTAAGCCTGATCCGGAAAAGATCAAAGCATTCAAGGCAAGCCATCCTGATAGCTTGCCGCAATCTGAATTTCTAGCCAAAAACAACCCTCCGGTTAGCTGGACAAACAGCAGTTACTTTGGGATTCACACGTTCAAATTTGTAAATCGTGATAACAAGACCACTCTAGTTCGCTGGCGATTCGTTCCCAAGGATGGAGAAAAACAGATGACCGATGATGAACTAAAGTCTTCACCGCCAAAGTTCCTTGAACAAAAGTTAATAGAACGAACCATTTCTGGTCCTGTGCAATGGGATATGATACTGACGATCGGCATCCCCGGTGATCCGGAGGATAACCCTACATTGTCATGGCCATCTGACCGCAAAGAGATCAAAGTCGGTACACTTACAATTACCTCCGCTATGCCTCAAAAAGGTGCAGAATGCGAAAAAATCAATTTCGATCCACTCGTGATGACTGATGGCATTGAGCCGACAAGTGATCCTGTCCTTCTCTTCCGCTCATCAGCATATGCGATTTCATTTGGTAAACGGCTAAGTGGAAATTAA